TTTTCCATCATTGGCACCTGACACTCATCAGACAGTGTGTCTGACTCATCTGACAGTGTCACTGTCTGAcactcatctcttgtgtctgcaGATACACACACTACCTTCAAGTATCTGGAGTCTTCCACCTACCGGCGTACGAACAAGCCCTTTGACATCACCTATGGATCTGGGAGAGTAAAGGGATATCTTGCTTATGACACCATTCGGGTAATGTGTAAACAGAAGCTGAGTCAGGACTGGGAATGGAGTGACCACAGCTGCAAAACAGATGCAGGACCACCTGGCAGGACGCATCCTACACTAAACTCCCCTAGTGATTGACCATATTACCCACagggtcctgtccctggggagACAGCACCCGTGGTGACATACAAACTCCCCGATTAGCTAACCCAGAGAGTGCCTTGGGCTGTGGATTtgcagctcctctgcccatgagcagTTCAAGGTTCATTTTGCTGGGAGCGAGAAGGGAGGGTGAAACACCCACTTTTAAATTCTCAGAATGTTCTAGGCACTTTCAGGTAGTAGCTAGTTTAATCCTGCAACAACCCCACATAGCAGGTGCTTTGATTAGCTCataatacagatgaggaaactgaggtgcagataGCAAGGGCCTTGCAGAGGTCACACATGTGATAAGCAGTGGAGCTGGGCTGGCTTTTCAGGACTGAAGTTGCCGTGGGGTATTTGGGGGCAGAATCAAACTGATCTGGGGACCCTGGGGGCAGTCAAGTCCTTCCAATATCCAATATGGAAAGAAGGAGTACAGAGATGTCAGAGGGGCCTGATAAATGAGTTCTCACTCTAGGGGGCCTTTGAGAGTCTAATAAAACTTATGACCTACCTCCCCCAAAGTACCTGAGTAGTTCTCCtctctcttttattctctttctctcatacacattcacacaaacacacacatatccccAAAAATGTATTTCCCAGGCAGTACCTTCATAGAACCCTGCAAGCAAGATTGTATTTTTGGCTTCTGTCTTCCTGGGCAGATGCAGAATCCACAGTATATTACAGTGAATGCAGTCCATTTCTGTCATTAGGTCACAAAGAGAAGACTGTTTTGCTCTCTACTCATATTGTCCCGAAGGGGACGCTATTGGGTCCTGTCCTGACTTTTTGTTGCCCCAACTGTATAGAAGACTTGACGCCAATTTGACTCaagcagatgatttttttttccagaggggCAGATGTTTTAAAATCCACAACCCCTCACAAATGGAATCCAAATTCTCCTCAGCTTGGTCTAACCGTCTGAGGTGCACCAAAGACACAGCCCAGCCTCAGTTCTTCTCTGAGGATCTAATGGCAGTGCTCCCCAACCCAGTCCTAGCCCTACTTCACAAATCTGTAAGTGGGAACACTTTTCTCTCCCTCAGATTGGGCACCTTGTAAGTACTGGCCAGCCATTTGGTCTAAGTCTGGAGGAGTATGGATTTGACGGGTTACCCTTTGATGGCGTCTTGGGCTTGAACTACCCCAACATGTCCATCATAAGAGCCATCCCCATCTTTGACAACCTGAAGAAACAAGGTGCTGTTCCTGAGCCTGTCTTTGCCTTCTACTTGAGCAAGTAAGTCTGAGCTGGATAAGCCCTCTCTCCAAATTAGCTTAAGATGCTTCAGTTGCAAGAAAATTATAGAACACTTGATAAAGAAGTATCCTGAGAGATAATCTAACCCAGGAAAACTATGGCCCCAGGGCCCCACCTGGCTTCATTACTGGcccttataaataaaattttattggaacacaaccatTCTCCTGGGCTCAAGAGCAGTGGTTTGGTGTAGGGGGTGAGTGGAGATGAAGACTAATGCAAGGTATCAGGATGTGAGTTGGAAGAAAAGGCAACAAGATTTACTGATGATTTTgaaatggaaggaaagagagggatgGTGGAAATCTTTCCTTCCTCACTAACATGTCACTGGGAGCCCAGACCAGCTACACAATTTGCAGGATCCAGTGCAAAACAGAAGTGTGGGGCCCAAAACTAAAGTGTGGGAATCCTTTTTTAACAAGTATTGGGATTTCAAGCCAGGGAGAGCAGAGGTGGGATCCCCTACTGAGTGTGGGGGCCCTATGGGCAGCACAGGTCACAGGCTAGCGGTGCCAACCCTGAGTGAGCCTGAACCCACACGTTTAGCACTTTCAGGCCTTGATTTTTCTGGGCTGAGGCAAGGGGAAGCCAAAACCTTCAGCACACTGTCTTCTGAGGGTATCTCTGAGCACTCAGGTCCCAGGAGGTCCAGAACTCTTCAGAAGCTTGGGTAGGTGGAGCCCAGGGAAGGTGGCAAAGTTTCTACCCTACTCTGTGCCACTTATTAGCCAGTAACTGACCTTGGTCCAGTTCACGGTCACTCATAGACTCAATTTCTGCATCTGTATATAGGGACATTTTCAGGGCCTTGATGAGTGCTGAAGCACAGCTCTGACAGTGCTGCTGTTACTGTCCTCCAAAGatcaccctcttccttctttctacaGACGCAGGATGAACAGCAGTGTGTTGATGTTGGGTGGCGTGGACAAAGCCTACTACAAGGGACAGCTCAACTGGGTACCATTGTCCCGAGTGGGTGACTGGCGTGTAAACGTGAGCCGGTAAGCTTCTCCCTCTGAAGGTCACCCCAAGTGATGCTCCCACATCTGTACACAGACACAaggcagacacacacaaatacactcaCAGACATACACCAAACAGACATATACACCATCCACAatgacacatacagacacacagacacatgcaaacACAAAGGCCagcacatataaacacacaagcagatacatacaaacacacacacagacatacattgCATAGGCAGACAGACACACAAGCAAACACACAGAACCACatacaaatgcacacacaaacacagaaacacacagacacaaaaaccACCCATGGATTCATTATcgccccaggcctcctgaccaGGGCTCTGTCCAGGGTCCTTAACAGGGTCCAGAAAGGCTTGCGCAGCTAGGGGAGGGCTTCACCCCTGAGTGTGAGGTGGGGGACATGGTTAGAGGACCCTACAGAGTGGTGAAAAGAGGAACAGGGAGAATTTCCTCAGCCTGAACAGAGCTGTGATAAGATGGCCAAATGTCCATGTTTACACAGGACTGAGGAAGCTCTCAGTGCATATAAatgtcagtttaaaaatagggaacATCCTGAACAAATGGGGAAAACTAGTCTTCTTAGGGAGAAGCTAGCCAGCAGTGGAGAGAGGTTGTCCACAGCCTTGAGACCTGAAAGCGACTCATAATAAAAGACACCCCACTTAACCTAGCTACCTATTATTTATCCTAGGCACACAGTGGAGAAGGTGCTGTAACTGAGAGAACAGGAAGGTGGGATCTAGGAATGGCTTGAGAACAAGGGGCAATAATTGATGGGATTCTCTGTAATACCCTCAGACCTGTCCTTTGGAGGTCCCCTGGGCTACTCAGGTATCACCTGGCCAGGGCATCAGTGTCTGAGCTGGGTGAGTGAGCAGTGCTGGAGATACCCTCTCCCAGGGCGGCCGGTCTCCCCCACCCCATAAGAATTTGCTGCTGCAGGGAACCTCCATCTTCACTGTGTATTTGACCCATTTTTGTTCGACACTGGATACAGCTCTCTGGATGGTCCTTATTCATTATTTTCACAgtcttcactcactcattcaacagACAAGCATTGTGCATCCACTCTGGGCCATGCACTTTAGGGACGTGATGAGAAAAAAACTTGCCCTCACATGTGAGAAGGCAGATGCACAAGAAATGCCTCACAGACGTAGCAAATTGTCACTTTGGTACATGCTAGACATGAGGAAGGGTCTACAGAGAATGACCAAGACAGGAGACTGATGTACACCAAGGAAAAGACTTCCCTGAAACCATGACAATTAAGCTGGAATCTGGAAGAGGAGAAGAAATTTGCTAGTCAAAGGGGAGGGGGGTCTTCTAGGAAGGAAGGTACAAAAGAGCCTGGtgtattcaagtactgcattcaaGGATGTCAAGGAAGGTGTCATGTCGAGCGCAAAGGAAAAGAGTCAGGGAAAGAGATGATGGCTTGACATCTCCGAAGGGCTGTTCAGAAGACAGTCGGGAAGGGGGCAGCTCTGGGGAGACTCAGAGTGACCTTGGTGCTCTTTCTGTCCCACTGTCTCTCAGCATCTCCGTGAAAGGAAAGCTTATTGGTTGTTCTGGTGGCTGTGAGGCCCTTGTGGACACCGGGACATCACTGATCCAAGGCCCAACAAGAATGGTCACTAACATTCAGAGGCTCATCGGCGCCACGCCCCAGGTGAAGGGTCATGCCACAGGGTCACTCCCAGTCTCCACACACAACAAGGATCTCCAGGGCcaacctctctccctctctccctctctctctaacAGCACTACGTTTCATGTTTTACCATCAATACCCTGCCGTCTATTATCTTCACCATCAACGGCATCGACTACCCAGTTGCAGCTCAAGCCTACATCCTCAAGGTGAGGGGACAACCTTGAGGGTTGGTTCTCAAAAAGGAACTTGCAGAAACCCTTTAGCTGGTTCAGGGAGGAAGGTGCCCTCTGCCAGCCATGTCACAACATGGCAGATGCTCCTGAGCCCCAGTAACTGGGCCAGTGCCTCCCACAAAACCAACCACTTGAAAGTAAAGGTCAGTAACTGAGGCACAGGTAAGGGCTCAGGCTGACTGGTATGTATCTCTGACTCCTCCAGGATTCTCAAGGCCGCTGCTTTATCACCTTTAAAGGAGgcacagaaaatttttttaaacgcGCAGAGACCTGGATCCTGGGTGACGCCTTCCTGAGGCTGTATTTCTCTGTTTATGATCGAGGAAATGACAGAATTGGCCTGGCTCGGGCAGCGTAAATGCTTGGACTGGTTTAGCAATCAAtcaggccactccaaacacacacTGGCTCACACTTAGGGCACTGTTGTCCAGGGATGTTGGTGAACTTTTTATGTGGTGCTCTGCAAACCCTATTCTCAGTAAAGAATAAAAGATTTCACTCCTGATGGTGCTAAAACAAATGGGTGCCTCTGTTTGTGTCTGGGAGGTGCATAATGATCAGGAAGGATCTGGTACCAAGTCTGAGACACAATTGAGAAGAGCCCAACTCCAACTGGCTTCAAGGAAACAGGGAACTTATTGGAAGGATTCTGGGGATCTGGGACATAGGAACCAGAGCAGATCCAAAGATCTCAGTGACTGGACCCAAGAAATCAGAAGGCATCAGTTCTCTCCTTCTCACCTTCgctctttcccctctctcttctttGATTGTCTTAGCCTGACAACTTTCTTCCCTAAGGCTTCTACAACTAGTGAGGGAGTCCAGAGCTACCTGCCCTAGGGTTTTATATCCTGAAGTCATCTAACCCATAAGGAAAAAAGCTCAGAAACATCATGGTTCAAGGGAGTGTTCTGAATGGCC
Above is a genomic segment from Cervus elaphus chromosome 2, mCerEla1.1, whole genome shotgun sequence containing:
- the LOC122704813 gene encoding pregnancy-associated glycoprotein 1-like → MLRIQTSLSTWSQERSMKWLVLLGLVAFSECIVKIPLTKVNIMRETLGEKGLLNNFLKEHAYRLSKISTRNSNITSVPLRNFLDLMYIGNITVGSPPQQFRVVFDTGSSDLWVPSIFCSSPVCYTHTTFKYLESSTYRRTNKPFDITYGSGRVKGYLAYDTIRIGHLVSTGQPFGLSLEEYGFDGLPFDGVLGLNYPNMSIIRAIPIFDNLKKQGAVPEPVFAFYLSKRRMNSSVLMLGGVDKAYYKGQLNWVPLSRVGDWRVNVSRISVKGKLIGCSGGCEALVDTGTSLIQGPTRMVTNIQRLIGATPQHYVSCFTINTLPSIIFTINGIDYPVAAQAYILKDSQGRCFITFKGGTENFFKRAETWILGDAFLRLYFSVYDRGNDRIGLARAA